The DNA segment TCTACCGGGTTGGCGCGATCAAGAACAAGCCTGAATCGTGGAAGGACTACTTCTTCCAGGACCAACGCCCACTGCAGGGGAGCTGATTGCCAATGACCGCCCCATTGCCAGGCCACACGGCCAGCAACCTGAGCCGTGTCGCCACGCCAGCGCTGCTCGCTGTGGATAACTTGAGCCTCGAATACCGCACCGCGCAACGCGTGGTGCGCGCCACTCACCAGGTCAGCTTCGAAATCGATCGTGCTGACCGTTTCGTCCTGCTTGGCCCGTCCGGTTGCGGCAAGTCGACCTTGCTCAAGGCCGTGGCCGGTTTTATCGAGCCAACCGAAGGGCAGATCCTGCTGCAGGGCCAGCCGGTCAAAGGCCCCGGCCCTGACCGTATCGTGGTGTTCCAAGAGTTCGACCAGCTGCCGCCGTGGAAGACGGTCAAGCAGAACGTCATGTTTCCGCTGCTGGTATCCGGCCAGCTCAAGCGCGCCGAAGCCGAGGAGCGCGCCTTGCATTACCTGGACAAAGTGGGCCTGGCGGCGTTTGCCGATGCCTATCCGCATACCTTGTCCGGTGGCATGAAGGCGCGCGTGGCGATTGCCCGGGCGCTGGCCACCCAGCCGAAGATCCTGTTGATGGACGAGCCGTTCGCCGCACTCGATGCCCTGACCCGGCGCAAGATGCAGGAAGAACTGCTGCTGTTGTGGGAAGAGGTGCGTTTCACCCTGTTGTTCGTCACTCACTCCATCGAAGAGGCGTTGGTGGTCGGCAACCGCATCCTGCTGCTCTCGCCCCACCC comes from the Pseudomonas urmiensis genome and includes:
- a CDS encoding ABC transporter ATP-binding protein is translated as MTAPLPGHTASNLSRVATPALLAVDNLSLEYRTAQRVVRATHQVSFEIDRADRFVLLGPSGCGKSTLLKAVAGFIEPTEGQILLQGQPVKGPGPDRIVVFQEFDQLPPWKTVKQNVMFPLLVSGQLKRAEAEERALHYLDKVGLAAFADAYPHTLSGGMKARVAIARALATQPKILLMDEPFAALDALTRRKMQEELLLLWEEVRFTLLFVTHSIEEALVVGNRILLLSPHPGRVRAEVHSHQYDLGSLGASDFQASARRIHRLLFDEAQEPAQTADLGFNDIRIAY